A window of the Sabethes cyaneus chromosome 1, idSabCyanKW18_F2, whole genome shotgun sequence genome harbors these coding sequences:
- the LOC128732924 gene encoding V-type proton ATPase 116 kDa subunit a 1 isoform X1 produces the protein METAFMAYAYLRIFSGIDTTLLNTKNMGAMFRSEEMALCQIFIQPEAAYTSVSELGETGAVQFRDLNSEVNAFQRKFVSEVRRCDEMERKLRYVEVEVKKDKVKIPDIKEETPRAPNPREIIDLEAHLEKTESEIMELSQNAVNLKSNFLELTELKHVLERTQSFFFEQEGAINLESTRNNLIIDDLANAQTRGRLGFVAGVIQREKVPGFERMLWRISRGNVFLRQVELDKPLEDPSTGGKIYKTVFAAFFQGEQLKTRIKKVCAGYHASLYPCPSAADEREEMLKGVRIRLEDLNMVLNQTQDHRSRVLSTVAKELPRWRIMVKKMKAIYHTLNLFNMDVTKKCLIGECWVPVLDLPVVQKALSDGSAAVGSTIPSFLNVIETNEAPPTFNRTNKFTRGFQNLIDAYGIASYREANPALYTIITFPFLFGIMFGDLGHGIIMALFGFWMVSKEKKLGAKKSTNEIWNIFFGGRYIILLMGLFSMYTGFIYNDLFSKSMNIFGSSWTNNYNTSTIMTNKDLTLNPGSTDLIENIYPVGLDPVWQLASNKIIFLNSYKMKLSIIFGVVHMIFGVCMSVINYNFFNKRISVLLEFLPQIIFLVLLFAYMVFMMFMKWIQYTAKTDFQPHTPGCAPSVLIMFINMMLFKKSDPLHGCEEFMYSFQGSLQRTFVFIALICIPWMLLGKPFYIMFSRKNEAKPHHNGNINQPADSTIHSSTEDKSTVSNEHDVEPISEIFIHQAIHTIEYVLSTVSHTASYLRLWALSLAHAQLSEVLWNMVLSMGLKQDSYKGAIMLYFVFGAWSLFTLAILVMMEGLSAFLHTLRLHWVEFMSKFYEGLGYAFQPFSFKLILEADDDID, from the exons TTGAATTCTGAAGTCAACGCCTTCCAACGAAAGTTTGTCAGTGAAGTTCGTCGCTGTGATGAAATGGAACGAAAACTTCGATATGTGGAAGTTGAAGTAAAAAAGGATAAAGTAAAAATTCCAGATATAAAAGAGGAGACTCCACGGGCTCCAAATCCTCGAGAAATCATTGATTTGGAGGCACATCTAGAAAAGACAGAAAGCGAAATAATGGAGTTATCTCAGAATGCTGTCAACTTAAAATCCAACTTTCTTGAACTGACCGAGTTAAAACATGTGCTGGAGCGAacccaaagttttttctttgagCAAGAAGGTGCGATAAATTTAGAATCTACAAGAAATAATTTAATTATTGATGACCTCGCCAATGCTCAAACAAGAGGTCGCCTCGGCTTTGTTGCTGGTGTTATTCAGCGTGAGAAAGTCCCTGGCTTCGAACGTATGTTGTGGAGAATCTCTCGTGGAAACGTTTTTTTACGTCAAGTGGAACTAGACAAGCCTTTAGAGGACCCATCAACG GGTGGTAAAATCTACAAAACGGTGTTTGCTGCCTTTTTCCAAGGCGAACAGCTGAAAACCAGAATCAAAAAAGTTTGTGCCGGATATCATGCGTCTCTTTATCCTTGTCCTAGTGCTGCTGATGAACGTGAAGAAATGCTAAAAGGAGTCCGTATACGTCTGGAGGATTTAAATATGGTACTAAATCAGACACAAGACCATCGTTCGCGAGTACTATCAACGGTTGCTAAAGAATTGCCACGTTGGAGAATTATGGTTAAGAAAATGAAAGCGATCTATCACACATTGAATCTATTCAAtatggatgtgacaaaaaagtgTCTTATTGGTGAATGTTGGGTACCTGTGCTGGATCTTCCTGTTGTACAGAAAGCATTATCTGACGGATCCGCTGCGGTTGGAAGTACTATACCATCTTTTTTGAATGTCATCGAAACTAATGAGGCTCCCCCTACATTTAATCGAACCAACAAATTCACGAGGGGATTTCAAAATTTAATCGATGCTTATGGGATTGCTTCGTATCGTGAAGCAAATCCAGCACTTTATACCATTATTACGTTTCCATTTTTATTTGGTATTATGTTTGGAGATTTGGGCCACGGAATTATAATGGCTTTGTTCGGTTTTTGGATGGtgagcaaagaaaaaaaactgggtGCCAAAAAATCCACTAACGAAATTTGGAATATATTCTTTGGAGGCCGttatattattttattaatGGGCTTATTTTCAATGTACACAGGTTTTATTTACAATGACTTATTTTCTAAATCTATGAATATTTTTGGAAGCTCGTGGACTAATAATTATAATACGTCCACAATTATGACGAATAAGGACTTAACTCTAAACCCTGGATCCACTGATTTAATCGAAAATATTTATCCAGTTGGATTGGACCCAGTTTGGCAACTCGCCAGTAATAAGATAATATTTCTTAATTCTTACAAAATGAAGCTATCCATTATATTCGGCGTAGTACATATGATTTTTGGCGTTTGTATGAGTGTTATTAATTACAATTTTTTCAACAAACGAATCAGCGTACTACTTGAATTCTTACCGCAGATTATATTTCTGGTCCTGCTTTTTGCCTACATGGTGTTTATGATGTTTATGAAGTGGATCCAATATACTGCTAAAACAGATTTTCAGCCGCATACACCAGGTTGCGCCCCATCAGTACTGATCATGTTTATCAACATGATGTTATTTAAAAAGTCCGATCCTCTACATGGATGTGAAGAATTTATGTATTCATTCCAAGGGTCATTGCAGCGCACATTCGTGTTTATTGCGCTAATCTGTATTCCATGGATGCTCTTGGGAAAGCCCTTTTACATAATGTTCAGCAGAAAAAATGAAGCAAAACCTCATCATAACGGTAATATAAATCAACCTGCGGATTCAACAATACATTCATCTACGGAAGATAAGTCGACTGTATCCAACGAACATGATGTGGAACCAATAAGTGAAATTTTCATTCATCAAGCTATCCATACTATCGAATATGTTCTAAGCACCGTATCTCATACGGCTTCGTATCTTCGACTTTGGGCATTATCGCTTGCTCACGCTC AATTGTCAGAGGTACTTTGGAATATGGTGCTTTCAATGGGTCTTAAACAAGATTCATACAAAGGTGCTATCatgttatattttgttttcggtGCATGGTCTCTATTTACTTTGGCTATTCTTGTAATGATGGAAGGTTTGTCAGCCTTTTTACATACCTTGCGTTTGCATTG GGTCGAGTTCATGAGTAAATTCTACGAAGGACTTGGTTATGCCTTTCAGCCATTTTCATTCAAATTAATTTTAGAAGCTGATGATGACATCGACTAA
- the LOC128732924 gene encoding V-type proton ATPase 116 kDa subunit a 1 isoform X3 — protein MGAMFRSEEMALCQIFIQPEAAYTSVSELGETGAVQFRDLNSEVNAFQRKFVSEVRRCDEMERKLRYVEVEVKKDKVKIPDIKEETPRAPNPREIIDLEAHLEKTESEIMELSQNAVNLKSNFLELTELKHVLERTQSFFFEQEGAINLESTRNNLIIDDLANAQTRGRLGFVAGVIQREKVPGFERMLWRISRGNVFLRQVELDKPLEDPSTGGKIYKTVFAAFFQGEQLKTRIKKVCAGYHASLYPCPSAADEREEMLKGVRIRLEDLNMVLNQTQDHRSRVLSTVAKELPRWRIMVKKMKAIYHTLNLFNMDVTKKCLIGECWVPVLDLPVVQKALSDGSAAVGSTIPSFLNVIETNEAPPTFNRTNKFTRGFQNLIDAYGIASYREANPALYTIITFPFLFGIMFGDLGHGIIMALFGFWMVSKEKKLGAKKSTNEIWNIFFGGRYIILLMGLFSMYTGFIYNDLFSKSMNIFGSSWTNNYNTSTIMTNKDLTLNPGSTDLIENIYPVGLDPVWQLASNKIIFLNSYKMKLSIIFGVVHMIFGVCMSVINYNFFNKRISVLLEFLPQIIFLVLLFAYMVFMMFMKWIQYTAKTDFQPHTPGCAPSVLIMFINMMLFKKSDPLHGCEEFMYSFQGSLQRTFVFIALICIPWMLLGKPFYIMFSRKNEAKPHHNGNINQPADSTIHSSTEDKSTVSNEHDVEPISEIFIHQAIHTIEYVLSTVSHTASYLRLWALSLAHAQLSEVLWNMVLSMGLKQDSYKGAIMLYFVFGAWSLFTLAILVMMEGLSAFLHTLRLHWVEFMSKFYEGLGYAFQPFSFKLILEADDDID, from the exons TTGAATTCTGAAGTCAACGCCTTCCAACGAAAGTTTGTCAGTGAAGTTCGTCGCTGTGATGAAATGGAACGAAAACTTCGATATGTGGAAGTTGAAGTAAAAAAGGATAAAGTAAAAATTCCAGATATAAAAGAGGAGACTCCACGGGCTCCAAATCCTCGAGAAATCATTGATTTGGAGGCACATCTAGAAAAGACAGAAAGCGAAATAATGGAGTTATCTCAGAATGCTGTCAACTTAAAATCCAACTTTCTTGAACTGACCGAGTTAAAACATGTGCTGGAGCGAacccaaagttttttctttgagCAAGAAGGTGCGATAAATTTAGAATCTACAAGAAATAATTTAATTATTGATGACCTCGCCAATGCTCAAACAAGAGGTCGCCTCGGCTTTGTTGCTGGTGTTATTCAGCGTGAGAAAGTCCCTGGCTTCGAACGTATGTTGTGGAGAATCTCTCGTGGAAACGTTTTTTTACGTCAAGTGGAACTAGACAAGCCTTTAGAGGACCCATCAACG GGTGGTAAAATCTACAAAACGGTGTTTGCTGCCTTTTTCCAAGGCGAACAGCTGAAAACCAGAATCAAAAAAGTTTGTGCCGGATATCATGCGTCTCTTTATCCTTGTCCTAGTGCTGCTGATGAACGTGAAGAAATGCTAAAAGGAGTCCGTATACGTCTGGAGGATTTAAATATGGTACTAAATCAGACACAAGACCATCGTTCGCGAGTACTATCAACGGTTGCTAAAGAATTGCCACGTTGGAGAATTATGGTTAAGAAAATGAAAGCGATCTATCACACATTGAATCTATTCAAtatggatgtgacaaaaaagtgTCTTATTGGTGAATGTTGGGTACCTGTGCTGGATCTTCCTGTTGTACAGAAAGCATTATCTGACGGATCCGCTGCGGTTGGAAGTACTATACCATCTTTTTTGAATGTCATCGAAACTAATGAGGCTCCCCCTACATTTAATCGAACCAACAAATTCACGAGGGGATTTCAAAATTTAATCGATGCTTATGGGATTGCTTCGTATCGTGAAGCAAATCCAGCACTTTATACCATTATTACGTTTCCATTTTTATTTGGTATTATGTTTGGAGATTTGGGCCACGGAATTATAATGGCTTTGTTCGGTTTTTGGATGGtgagcaaagaaaaaaaactgggtGCCAAAAAATCCACTAACGAAATTTGGAATATATTCTTTGGAGGCCGttatattattttattaatGGGCTTATTTTCAATGTACACAGGTTTTATTTACAATGACTTATTTTCTAAATCTATGAATATTTTTGGAAGCTCGTGGACTAATAATTATAATACGTCCACAATTATGACGAATAAGGACTTAACTCTAAACCCTGGATCCACTGATTTAATCGAAAATATTTATCCAGTTGGATTGGACCCAGTTTGGCAACTCGCCAGTAATAAGATAATATTTCTTAATTCTTACAAAATGAAGCTATCCATTATATTCGGCGTAGTACATATGATTTTTGGCGTTTGTATGAGTGTTATTAATTACAATTTTTTCAACAAACGAATCAGCGTACTACTTGAATTCTTACCGCAGATTATATTTCTGGTCCTGCTTTTTGCCTACATGGTGTTTATGATGTTTATGAAGTGGATCCAATATACTGCTAAAACAGATTTTCAGCCGCATACACCAGGTTGCGCCCCATCAGTACTGATCATGTTTATCAACATGATGTTATTTAAAAAGTCCGATCCTCTACATGGATGTGAAGAATTTATGTATTCATTCCAAGGGTCATTGCAGCGCACATTCGTGTTTATTGCGCTAATCTGTATTCCATGGATGCTCTTGGGAAAGCCCTTTTACATAATGTTCAGCAGAAAAAATGAAGCAAAACCTCATCATAACGGTAATATAAATCAACCTGCGGATTCAACAATACATTCATCTACGGAAGATAAGTCGACTGTATCCAACGAACATGATGTGGAACCAATAAGTGAAATTTTCATTCATCAAGCTATCCATACTATCGAATATGTTCTAAGCACCGTATCTCATACGGCTTCGTATCTTCGACTTTGGGCATTATCGCTTGCTCACGCTC AATTGTCAGAGGTACTTTGGAATATGGTGCTTTCAATGGGTCTTAAACAAGATTCATACAAAGGTGCTATCatgttatattttgttttcggtGCATGGTCTCTATTTACTTTGGCTATTCTTGTAATGATGGAAGGTTTGTCAGCCTTTTTACATACCTTGCGTTTGCATTG GGTCGAGTTCATGAGTAAATTCTACGAAGGACTTGGTTATGCCTTTCAGCCATTTTCATTCAAATTAATTTTAGAAGCTGATGATGACATCGACTAA
- the LOC128732924 gene encoding V-type proton ATPase 116 kDa subunit a 1 isoform X2, protein MRISGIDTTLLNTKNMGAMFRSEEMALCQIFIQPEAAYTSVSELGETGAVQFRDLNSEVNAFQRKFVSEVRRCDEMERKLRYVEVEVKKDKVKIPDIKEETPRAPNPREIIDLEAHLEKTESEIMELSQNAVNLKSNFLELTELKHVLERTQSFFFEQEGAINLESTRNNLIIDDLANAQTRGRLGFVAGVIQREKVPGFERMLWRISRGNVFLRQVELDKPLEDPSTGGKIYKTVFAAFFQGEQLKTRIKKVCAGYHASLYPCPSAADEREEMLKGVRIRLEDLNMVLNQTQDHRSRVLSTVAKELPRWRIMVKKMKAIYHTLNLFNMDVTKKCLIGECWVPVLDLPVVQKALSDGSAAVGSTIPSFLNVIETNEAPPTFNRTNKFTRGFQNLIDAYGIASYREANPALYTIITFPFLFGIMFGDLGHGIIMALFGFWMVSKEKKLGAKKSTNEIWNIFFGGRYIILLMGLFSMYTGFIYNDLFSKSMNIFGSSWTNNYNTSTIMTNKDLTLNPGSTDLIENIYPVGLDPVWQLASNKIIFLNSYKMKLSIIFGVVHMIFGVCMSVINYNFFNKRISVLLEFLPQIIFLVLLFAYMVFMMFMKWIQYTAKTDFQPHTPGCAPSVLIMFINMMLFKKSDPLHGCEEFMYSFQGSLQRTFVFIALICIPWMLLGKPFYIMFSRKNEAKPHHNGNINQPADSTIHSSTEDKSTVSNEHDVEPISEIFIHQAIHTIEYVLSTVSHTASYLRLWALSLAHAQLSEVLWNMVLSMGLKQDSYKGAIMLYFVFGAWSLFTLAILVMMEGLSAFLHTLRLHWVEFMSKFYEGLGYAFQPFSFKLILEADDDID, encoded by the exons TTGAATTCTGAAGTCAACGCCTTCCAACGAAAGTTTGTCAGTGAAGTTCGTCGCTGTGATGAAATGGAACGAAAACTTCGATATGTGGAAGTTGAAGTAAAAAAGGATAAAGTAAAAATTCCAGATATAAAAGAGGAGACTCCACGGGCTCCAAATCCTCGAGAAATCATTGATTTGGAGGCACATCTAGAAAAGACAGAAAGCGAAATAATGGAGTTATCTCAGAATGCTGTCAACTTAAAATCCAACTTTCTTGAACTGACCGAGTTAAAACATGTGCTGGAGCGAacccaaagttttttctttgagCAAGAAGGTGCGATAAATTTAGAATCTACAAGAAATAATTTAATTATTGATGACCTCGCCAATGCTCAAACAAGAGGTCGCCTCGGCTTTGTTGCTGGTGTTATTCAGCGTGAGAAAGTCCCTGGCTTCGAACGTATGTTGTGGAGAATCTCTCGTGGAAACGTTTTTTTACGTCAAGTGGAACTAGACAAGCCTTTAGAGGACCCATCAACG GGTGGTAAAATCTACAAAACGGTGTTTGCTGCCTTTTTCCAAGGCGAACAGCTGAAAACCAGAATCAAAAAAGTTTGTGCCGGATATCATGCGTCTCTTTATCCTTGTCCTAGTGCTGCTGATGAACGTGAAGAAATGCTAAAAGGAGTCCGTATACGTCTGGAGGATTTAAATATGGTACTAAATCAGACACAAGACCATCGTTCGCGAGTACTATCAACGGTTGCTAAAGAATTGCCACGTTGGAGAATTATGGTTAAGAAAATGAAAGCGATCTATCACACATTGAATCTATTCAAtatggatgtgacaaaaaagtgTCTTATTGGTGAATGTTGGGTACCTGTGCTGGATCTTCCTGTTGTACAGAAAGCATTATCTGACGGATCCGCTGCGGTTGGAAGTACTATACCATCTTTTTTGAATGTCATCGAAACTAATGAGGCTCCCCCTACATTTAATCGAACCAACAAATTCACGAGGGGATTTCAAAATTTAATCGATGCTTATGGGATTGCTTCGTATCGTGAAGCAAATCCAGCACTTTATACCATTATTACGTTTCCATTTTTATTTGGTATTATGTTTGGAGATTTGGGCCACGGAATTATAATGGCTTTGTTCGGTTTTTGGATGGtgagcaaagaaaaaaaactgggtGCCAAAAAATCCACTAACGAAATTTGGAATATATTCTTTGGAGGCCGttatattattttattaatGGGCTTATTTTCAATGTACACAGGTTTTATTTACAATGACTTATTTTCTAAATCTATGAATATTTTTGGAAGCTCGTGGACTAATAATTATAATACGTCCACAATTATGACGAATAAGGACTTAACTCTAAACCCTGGATCCACTGATTTAATCGAAAATATTTATCCAGTTGGATTGGACCCAGTTTGGCAACTCGCCAGTAATAAGATAATATTTCTTAATTCTTACAAAATGAAGCTATCCATTATATTCGGCGTAGTACATATGATTTTTGGCGTTTGTATGAGTGTTATTAATTACAATTTTTTCAACAAACGAATCAGCGTACTACTTGAATTCTTACCGCAGATTATATTTCTGGTCCTGCTTTTTGCCTACATGGTGTTTATGATGTTTATGAAGTGGATCCAATATACTGCTAAAACAGATTTTCAGCCGCATACACCAGGTTGCGCCCCATCAGTACTGATCATGTTTATCAACATGATGTTATTTAAAAAGTCCGATCCTCTACATGGATGTGAAGAATTTATGTATTCATTCCAAGGGTCATTGCAGCGCACATTCGTGTTTATTGCGCTAATCTGTATTCCATGGATGCTCTTGGGAAAGCCCTTTTACATAATGTTCAGCAGAAAAAATGAAGCAAAACCTCATCATAACGGTAATATAAATCAACCTGCGGATTCAACAATACATTCATCTACGGAAGATAAGTCGACTGTATCCAACGAACATGATGTGGAACCAATAAGTGAAATTTTCATTCATCAAGCTATCCATACTATCGAATATGTTCTAAGCACCGTATCTCATACGGCTTCGTATCTTCGACTTTGGGCATTATCGCTTGCTCACGCTC AATTGTCAGAGGTACTTTGGAATATGGTGCTTTCAATGGGTCTTAAACAAGATTCATACAAAGGTGCTATCatgttatattttgttttcggtGCATGGTCTCTATTTACTTTGGCTATTCTTGTAATGATGGAAGGTTTGTCAGCCTTTTTACATACCTTGCGTTTGCATTG GGTCGAGTTCATGAGTAAATTCTACGAAGGACTTGGTTATGCCTTTCAGCCATTTTCATTCAAATTAATTTTAGAAGCTGATGATGACATCGACTAA